A single window of Candidatus Aminicenantes bacterium DNA harbors:
- a CDS encoding acyl carrier protein has translation MAEMKDIVLEYVREEYMEDEEEELNYDTPLISGGIVDSFSMVSLKRFLENKYNIQIPDEKATPEAFDTVNSIVALVQEHVK, from the coding sequence ATGGCGGAAATGAAAGACATCGTTTTGGAATATGTGCGAGAAGAGTACATGGAAGATGAAGAAGAAGAATTGAACTACGATACCCCCCTGATTTCCGGAGGCATCGTGGATTCATTTTCCATGGTTTCTTTGAAGCGATTCCTGGAAAACAAGTACAACATTCAGATTCCCGATGAGAAGGCCACTCCGGAAGCGTTTGATACGGTCAACTCGATCGTGGCCCTGGTTCAAGAACACGTCAAGTAA